In Zingiber officinale cultivar Zhangliang chromosome 1A, Zo_v1.1, whole genome shotgun sequence, a genomic segment contains:
- the LOC122031300 gene encoding tubulin beta chain-like, with amino-acid sequence MREILHVQGGQCGNQIGAKFWEVVCAEHGIDATGRYGGDSDLQLERVDVYYNEASGGRYVPRAVLMDLEPGTMDSIRSGPYGQIFRPDNFVFGQSGAGNNWAKGHYTEGAELIDAVLDVVRKEAENCDCLQGFQVCHSLGGGTGSGMGTLLISKIREEYPDRMMMTFSVFPSPKVSDTVVEPYNATLSVHQLVENADECMVLDNEALYDICFRTLKLTTPSFGDLNHLISATMSGVTCCLRFPGQLNSDLRKLAVNLIPFPRLHFFMVGFAPLTSHGSQQYRALTVPELTQQMWDSKNMMCAADPRHGRYLTASAMFRGKMSTKEVDEQMLNVQNKNSSYFVEWIPNNVKSTVCDIPPTGLKMSSTFIGNSTSIQEMFRRVSEQFTAMFRRKAFLHWYTGEGMDEMEFTEAESNMNDLVAEYQQYQDATADDVEYEDEEEGEYQEEA; translated from the exons ATGAGGGAGATCTTGCACGTCCAGGGTGGGCAATGCGGGAACCAGATCGGCGCCAAGTTCTGGGAGGTGGTGTGCGCGGAGCACGGGATCGACGCCACCGGGCGCTACGGCGGCGACTCCGACCTGCAGTTGGAGAGGGTGGATGTGTACTACAACGAGGCCAGCGGTGGCCGGTATGTGCCGCGCGCGGTGCTCATGGATCTGGAGCCCGGCACCATGGACAGCATTCGGTCGGGGCCATACGGCCAGATCTTCCGCCCCGACAACTTCGTCTTCGGCCAGTCCGGCGCCGGGAACAACTGGGCCAAAGGGCACTACACGGAGGGAGCCGAGCTCATCGATGCCGTGCTTGACGTTGTCAGAAAGGAGGCCGAGAATTGCGATTGCCTTCAAG GATTCCAAGTTTGCCATTCACTTGGAGGTGGAACGGGATCTGGAATGGGGACACTCCTGATCTCTAAGATAAGAGAGGAGTACCCTGATCGCATGATGATGACGTTCTCTGTCTTTCCATCACCTAAAGTATCTGATACAGTTGTTGAACCCTACAATGCTACTCTCTCTGTTCATCAGCTTGTTGAAAATGCTGATGAATGCATGGTGTTGGATAATGAAGCTCTGTATGACATTTGTTTCCGTACTCTCAAGCTCACAACTCCAAGTT TTGGTGATCTGAATCATCTTATATCGGCTACTATGAGTGGGGTTACTTGCTGTCTCCGATTTCCTGGGCAGCTCAACTCAGACCTCCGAAAGCTTGCCGTTAATCTCATCCCTTTTCCTCGTCTTCATTTCTTCATGGTTGGATTTGCGCCCCTCACTTCTCATGGATCCCAGCAGTACCGGGCCCTTACAGTTCCTGAGCTCACTCAACAAATGTGGGACTCCAAGAACATGATGTGTGCAGCTGATCCCCGCCATGGACGTTATCTGACTGCATCAGCCATGTTCCGTGGCAAAATGAGTACCAAAGAGGTGGATGAGCAGATGCTGAACGTGCAGAATAAGAATTCATCTTACTTTGTAGAATGGATCCCTAACAATGTGAAGTCAACTGTCTGTGACATACCTCCAACTGGACTAAAGATGTCATCAACCTTTATTGGAAATTCAACTTCGATCCAGGAGATGTTTCGTCGTGTCAGTGAGCAATTCACTGCCATGTTCAGAAGGAAGGCCTTCTTGCATTGGTACACCGGAGAGGGAATGGATGAGATGGAATTCACTGAGGCAGAAAGTAACATGAATGATCTGGTAGCTGAATATCAACAGTACCAGGATGCAACAGCTGATGATGTTGAATATGAAGACGAGGAGGAAGGTGAATATCAAGAGGAGGCTTGA